A genomic stretch from Lathyrus oleraceus cultivar Zhongwan6 chromosome 2, CAAS_Psat_ZW6_1.0, whole genome shotgun sequence includes:
- the LOC127118376 gene encoding plasmodesmata-located protein 7 produces the protein MHIYTYSTNKTKMSFFKIFLVSIISTPLFISLSESSTTNLFLYGGCTQQMYTPNSPYELNLDSLLTSLVNSATYSSYNNFTVLGSTQQDIIYGLYQCRGDLAMPDCASCIARAVTRAGDMCLNTCGGTVQLDGCLVKYDNATFLGVEDKNVLLKKCGPSVGYNPEAMGSRDAVLGGLVGLGGPFRVGGSGIVRGVAQCTGDLSFGECQDCVAEAIGRLKSDCGTADYGDLFLGKCYARYSTGGAHDSSKAHGKFGEKKFAMIIGLLAGVAIFVILLAFLTKICRRQGK, from the exons ATGCATATATATACTTACTCAACCAACAAAACAAAAATGAGTTTTTTCAAAATATTTCTTGTTTCTATTATTTCTACACCCCTTTTTATTTCCTTATCAGAATCATCCACCACAAACCTCTTCCTATACGGTGGTTGCACACAACAAATGTACACACCAAACTCACCTTACGAGTTAAACCTCGACTCACTCCTCACCTCGTTAGTCAACTCAGCAACATACTCATCCTACAACAACTTCACCGTACTAGGCTCCACCCAACAAGACATAATCTACGGTCTCTACCAATGCCGCGGCGACCTCGCCATGCCGGACTGTGCCTCCTGCATCGCACGCGCCGTCACGCGTGCGGGCGACATGTGTCTCAACACATGCGGAGGCACGGTCCAGCTCGACGGTTGTTTGGTGAAGTACGATAATGCTACTTTTTTAGGCGTGGAGGATAAGAATGTTTTGTTGAAAAAGTGTGGGCCTTCCGTGGGCTATAACCCGGAGGCCATGGGCTCACGGGACGCTGTGCTTGGCGGGCTTGTGGGATTGGGCGGGCCTTTTAGGGTTGGTGGGTCCGGGATTGTGCGGGGTGTGGCGCAGTGTACGGGGGATCTTAGTTTCGGGGAGTGTCAGGATTGTGTGGCGGAAGCGATCGGACGGTTGAAAAGTGATTGTGGGACTGCGGATTATGGAGATTTGTTTTTGGGGAAATGTTATGCGAGATATTCTACTGGTGGGGCCCATGATAGTTCTAAGGCCCATG GAAAATTTGGTGAAAAGAAATTTGCAATGATCATTGGGTTATTAGCAGGAGTAGCCATATTTGTTATTCTTCTTGCTTTCTTGACCAAGATTTGTAGGAGACAGG GTAAATAA
- the LOC127121208 gene encoding nudix hydrolase 18, mitochondrial → MTTSVSQENVVTLVSRTGRELQRYRKGRRQVVGCIPYRYISVDQASLEENEELEVLVITSKKGKRMLFPKGGWEIDESKKEAALRETMEEAGVRGTVEGKLGKWRFKSKNHGSSYEGYMFPLLVQEQLEIWPEQNFRQRKWVNVSEAREVCQQWWMKEALERLVNRLKGQKLEQHVKQLVVVGSVHCTGDANSDL, encoded by the exons atgaCAACTTCTGTATCCCAAGAAAACGTTGTTACATTGGTTTCTCGTACTGGCAGGGAGTTGCAGCGCTACCGTAAAGGTCGTCGTCAAGTTGTCGG ATGCATACCATACAGATACATAAGTGTTGACCAAGCTTCTTTAGAGGAAAATGAAGAATTAGAAGTTTTGGTTATTACTTCTAAGAAAGGAAAAAGGATGTTATTTCCTAAG GGAGGATGGGAAATTGACGAATCAAAAAAAGAGGCAGCTTTGCGAGAAACCATGGAGGAAGCCGGAGTAAGAGGCACTGTAGAG GGTAAACTAGGTAAGTGGAGGTTCAAGAGTAAAAACCATGGTTCTTCATATGAAGGCTACATGTTTCCTCTACTTGTTCAAGAACAATTAGAGATTTGGCCAGAGCAAAACTTTCGTCAAAGAAAATGG GTGAACGTTTCGGAAGCAAGGGAAGTTTGTCAACAGTGGTGGATGAAAGAAGCATTAGAGAGACTAGTAAATCGTCTCAAGGGTCAGAAACTTGAGCAGCATGTAAAACAATTAGTAGTAGTAGGTTCTGTTCACTGCACAGGAGACGCCAATTCTGACTTGTAA
- the LOC127122150 gene encoding uncharacterized protein LOC127122150, producing MEIILGYIDIELALRMERQYSLMEPNTFEQIRDYEKWDRSNRMSLKIIKHDIPEIFQGTISEEITTANNFFAEIEKRFTKSDKVKTSTLHQNLISMKYKGKGNIRKYIMGMSNIVSKFKTLKFELSEDLLIHLVLLYLPSYFGQFKIPYNHQKKKMVS from the coding sequence ATGGAAATTATTCTTGGTTACATAGATATTGAACTTGCATTAAGGATGGAGCGACAATATTCTCTTATGGAACCAAATACCTTTGAACAAATTAGAGATTATGAGAAATGGGATCGCTCCAACCGCATGAGCCTCAAGATCATTAAGCATGACATTCCTGAGATCTTTCAGGGTACTATCTCAGAAGAGATAACAACTGCCAATAATTTCTTTGCCGAGATTGAAAAGCGCTTTACAAAAAGCGATAAGGTGAAAACAAGTACTCTTCATCAGAACTTGATTTCCATGAAGTATAAAGGCAAAGGAAATATAAGGAAATACATTATGGGCATGTCTAACATTGTTTCAAAATTTAAAACACTAAAGTTTGAGCTGTCAGAAGACTTACTCATTCATTTAGTATTACTTTATCTTCCTTCATATTTCGGTCAGTTTAAGATACCTTAtaaccatcaaaagaagaaaatGGTCTCTTAA
- the LOC127122149 gene encoding uncharacterized protein LOC127122149 — MATSSKAPKEVSIATKTTTAKIKAPKKILELPPLTTLSAQITEKTKKVLTRLSKKYKLFKITLKLPIGLMILVEPSVKQLSRSKKMESLKIPSYVPHEKRYEMTFELFPLKFPPLPNADFGVAFAPPFPDWVPPKKPTIRRPVESKTEGGCSKTSSNSHQNPKTHRDPVIIEYNKKDLSPVLDLTSRKRKQQPNISDALSQPPTKLPKKRPSTLIIQEPTPEEMAKIAAAQSESDNSSPGIEGDKGGPSTFIRTKAITSSPPASIADVLNSDGEPTYRPSSEKNSMSKINQPLSGGLDTSPSKTATQHSHTNDSDHETALIEEDEVGVNPDTMVVDEGVQAGDNPGDDSYNVKGTVNPQEEGGNGEDTVMEEENKGNHTPVPVGDDGEGSEEREADTGEMQAQSQTLVTPTIAVIPTGRVSTSSIRGLSA, encoded by the exons ATGGCAACTTCAAGCAAAGCCCCTAAAGAAGTGAGCATAGCTACCAAGACCACAACTGCTAAAATAAAAGCTCCCAAGAAGATTTTGGAGCTTCCTCCTTTAACTACATTGTCTGCTCAAATAACG GAAAAGACCAAAAAGGTACTTACACGCTTATCAAAGAAATACAAGCTTTTTAAAAttactttgaaactgcctataggcctgatgatcttagtcgaaccatccgTGAAGCAGCTATCACGCTCAAAGAAAATGGAAAGTCTAAAAATTCCTTCGTACGTTCCTCATGAGAAACGCTACGAAATGACTTTCGAACTGTTTCCCCTAAAATTCCCTCCACTGCCTAATGCTGACTTTGGAGTGGCCTTTGCCCCTCCATTTCCAGACTG GGTTCCTCCTAAGAAACCCACCATCAGAAGACCAGTCGAATCAAAGACTGAGGGAG GCTGCTCGAAAACCTCCTCTAACTCCCATCAAAATCCAAAAACCCACAGAGACCCCGTCATAATAGAATATAACAAAAAGGATTTGTCGCCAGTGCTCGACCTAACTTCCAGGAAGAGGAAGCAGCAACCAAATATCAGCGACGCTTTGAGCCAGCCTCCAACAAAACTCCCGAAGAAAAGGCCTTCTACACTTATTATCCAAGAGCCTACTCCTGAAGAAATGGCAAAGATAGCGGCGGCCCAAAGTGAGAGTGATAACTCCAGCCCTGGGATCGAAGGTGACAAG GGTGGCCCAAGTACCTTCATTCGAACCAAAGCCATAACTTCCTCCCCGCCAGCTTCTATAGCGGATGTCTTAAATAGTGATGGTGAACCCACTTATCGACCATCATCTGAAAAAAACTCCATGAGTAAGATCAATCAGCCTCTTTCTGGTGGCCTTGATACTTCACCATCAAAGACTGCTACTCAACATTCCCACACCAACGACTCCGATCATGAAACTGCTTTGATCGAAGAAGATGAGGTTGGAGTGAACCCAGATACCATGGTGGTGGATGAAGGAGTTCAAGCTGGAGACAATCCTGGAGACGATTCATACAATGTCAAAGGAACAGTCAATCCCCAGGAGGAAGGTGGCAACGGCGAAGATACGGTGATGGAGGAAGAGAACAAAGGTAACCATACCCCAGTCCCTGTTGGTGACGATGGTGAAGGCTCCGAAGAGAGGGAGGCTGATACAGGCGAAATGCAGGCTCAGAGCCAAACTCTTGTCACTCCAACTATTGCAGTTATCCCGACAGGCAGAGTTTCGACAAGTAGTATTAGGGGCCTCTCTGCATAA